CAATGATAAGCATCTTAGACATCATATAATTAGTAAATTGGTTGAGTGTCTTTTTGTCCTATGATATCAGTGGGCACTCTGTTACAACAAAAAGTATTGACAAGCATCTCAAAAGTATTGACAAGCATCTCACAGaaccataatgattgttttgtttttctttttaacaacCTTATTTCCAGTTTCAAGTACATATTTCAGTCTTAAACAGGTAAGCACATTTAGTACTATGTAATGGAATATATCAGCAATAGAAATCgcaaaaggtttgaaaaaaatgtatgctGTTGTCATGTTTAAGAAGTATGGGACTGTCCCTAATGATTATGACCATAATGATTGTTACTTACTGATCTCGTACACACAGAGAAGCTGGATCTCTCTTTGGTCCTTGCAGGCTTCTAGGGCTTGGTTATACACAGCCAGGGACTCTTCATTCTGACACTGCACAAAAACAGAAGGCGAAGGGTCACAATTAGAGCAGGGAtcaaaataccacatgcatatgcaattTTCTGCATGTAAAATTGCTGTGGTGCAAGTAATCTCACTCTCAGGCCAAACTTGCACCAATGCAAGTTGTTTTCATCCACTGTTACCCAACATTAGAAAAAGCTAACACACACAAAGAATACtaaacaaaaataacactgaatgaAAAAAATCCTAAATTTGttcatggaggttagacatccacgatccaggtaaacaatatctaaagaCAATTCCTTCTCTACAACCCTAATAATTCTCAAagtgcagggctctagccagcgtccgtttttccgtcaattgacggaaatttgctgcgtgtgacggaaaatttttaaaaccaatccgtcaaccttgacggacaaaaatctgataaaagctccttggtggacgctacaggctgcttggggacgctgtccacggccgtaaaagccacatactgtttgttttgctattgttatgattgttgacaatgtgtgtcggtgccctttcgcatacgataatctcattaaaacccgtttttcaaggtctcagttcagtctctctaactcctggaatagtgttttcgcgacaatgggaattggctgacggaaaaaaatgtcgagctggctagagccctgtcaAAGTGTCTTACCATAGGAACTATCCAAACATGGTTTGCATAAGACAACATTTCCATACATTGACTTTGACACATTTAACTTTTTATTCAAGTTAGATGAGCATCTTTGATGGTTTGGAACAAGTAAAGTTtgaatgtttttatttcttgtctAGAGAGGTCAATGATCACCAGAgttttgttgctatggtaacactTGTGCATGAGCAGTTTAACATGTGAACTGGCTTATTGTTGATGGAACATGTTGTAAGGTCACTCACCCTGAGTCTGAGAAGTCGACCCTTGAAGAACAGGAAGAGTGCAGATGTCGGGTACGAGGCTTCGTTCTCACGTAAGATCTTCTCTGCCTCACAGAGACCTACACTCAGgacaaatatttcaaatcatTAAAACTGCCAAATCCGGATATATAATAATATccagcacacatatacatgccctgtgtgccacaCCTGGATATATCTGGGATAGCGTTTTCCCCGGAAGAAGCAAACTTTGCGCGtgcgtagcgcacgaaccccagaagttagggacttcggccttgttcggggtttctctttggaggtcagcagccaaccctggcactgatagcactTTATAgcgctgaaactctggcagtttaaaggtTAACATGCGCGACAAGTAAACGCAAGCAGTTGactaggaagcaggctgaaaaATTCTAACTAAAAAccatgtgactccactgcccaccacAAAAAAAGGTTGGGTCTGCAGGTTTTTCTAGCGGGTAGTACTAGTACCGTACTACTGGTCAGGAAACAGGAATTGCAACATTTAATTCCTAGGCTTACAGTGCCAGGATGATTTCAAGGGCAACATTTGCAAGTAAATACAGAATATTTCACTCAATCTCCTTCTGCATACAACAATAGACTCAGCTAATCATAAATCACCTCAAAATTGAACATTCCAAATAtaactcaacaaatttcaggtcacttggCTACAAAGAGATGATTTGCTCTAAAAATTTGTCAGGGGAGGAAGAAAAAGCTGcctttttaaaatcaatttcagtaaaagggaaaaaaaacagttcaaCAGCTAGATAAAgcataaataaaaattcatgGTATTATTAtcaattataaagaaagaaatagatgTTTTATTGAATTTCATGTCTTATTTTTGAACCCAAACATACCTTGCTCTGCACCACCACTTCCCAAGGCAAAGAAAGGCGTGGCAACCAAGTGATACCATAGCAACGACAAcctgaaaacaaacagacacacaaaactTATTGATAGAATATAACACATTCAGCCATGTCACACACCTTCTGGTTTCTGACTATTGGCCATGTACAATAAGTGTATCAACAGTCACTTTCTGCCAGTCTGTTGGAAAAAATCTACGTGTAGATGCAGGCTAACCTTGGCATCCTACCAGtctcttatatatatatatatatatatatatatatatataacaactCAGCCCGAGAAACAAACGTGGACAGGCCCAGGTTTGTAGTAACAAATCTGAACACGCAAGAAgacaaacaaactgacaaaaaaCTATACCATTTTACGAAGATATAGAATTACACTCAAGATACTTGATGTAACAGAACagcatatatgatatataccCATCCATGTGTACTTACATTTACTCAAACGTACAAAACCATAAGACTTAGCGTAGAAATCAAAGATGTACTAGATGTTAAATCTTACGTTGCCAGTGGTGCTTTCATGTCCTGGCTTTTGCTCGCCGTCTTCAGACACTTCAGCCCGATGTCGCGTTCCACGCGGAACCCGAGCATGTTCACGATCTTGAGCAGCGAGGGCGGGATCATGGATATCGTCAACTGGAAGAGTCCGAAGCCGAAACTCACCGCGCCAAGAAGCCTCCCTAGCGTGTCCGCGGACGGTAAATCCTCTGTGCTCGTCgccattgccatggcgacggatTTACTTTTCGAAACTCCGCTCCACGTTTGATTCTTGCTGGGAATGTTTTCACAGGAAGCACTGGTCGTTACGGAACTTTTCGCGGCCTCTCTCGAAATCTCATAGCTTGACTGTGATTTGCTGGGGAGCTGTCGTGGAATAGAGTCCGACTCTCCGTCCGTTAGGCTATCCAAACTCGACTGAGAACCGTTCACCTTCTGTCCCGTCCTCCATTCGCAGTACGCGATCAAGTCCGTCACCTCGCGGTAGGCGCGGTTGTAGATCTTCCACGCTTTCCTCAAGACCCATCCGCCCTTGACGTACGCGGAGAGTTCTTGCTTGATGAACGTTAACATGGCCATGTAGAGCTGACAGTCGCCGATGATGATTTGTCGTTCCAGTCGCTCCGCTACGGTCAGTTGTGCGGATTCCTTCGAGGCTGGTTTGCTGCCCAGCTTGCTCTTGATGGACTCCAAGAAGCCTTCGTCCGTTGCGCAGAGGTTTTCTGTCGACTTCAACATTTGCATGGCAGCTGAGATCTTCTCTTCTTCAAATGTCATAACAGCATGCTAGgaagaaaacaacatgacaATACGTGTCATATTATTTTTGTGACACAGGCAAAGGTGTAAAAGCCAATCCATATATTGccatgttctttttttacagtcaaagtcgaacttcaatgaatgaatgaatgaatgacctttattgtacatttgtgctcaaacaagctatgtagcgctagtgataaggtacaattttgacaaaaaggtatcttatataattatcatctctacatatgctaatacattctagtatgtacaagtgaagttcaacttcttctcgcttcttaaaacagttatatattaaacataaggacagatggcATCAATAATCTATGGTTTATCTagttgcatgagaaatatgaatttttccgcggtattcaagtatcggaaattaggaaacatatgttgtatactttcaaaaaggacgtttctttcgttgttgtataaagtacagtcaacaataaagtgaca
The sequence above is drawn from the Branchiostoma floridae strain S238N-H82 chromosome 17, Bfl_VNyyK, whole genome shotgun sequence genome and encodes:
- the LOC118404579 gene encoding tetratricopeptide repeat protein 39C-like — translated: MAEGFAKNGMEPIEFDDVRLALAGINLMLNNGFQESDMLFNKYRQYSPLMSAGASFVSTMHAVMTFEEEKISAAMQMLKSTENLCATDEGFLESIKSKLGSKPASKESAQLTVAERLERQIIIGDCQLYMAMLTFIKQELSAYVKGGWVLRKAWKIYNRAYREVTDLIAYCEWRTGQKVNGSQSSLDSLTDGESDSIPRQLPSKSQSSYEISREAAKSSVTTSASCENIPSKNQTWSGVSKSKSVAMAMATSTEDLPSADTLGRLLGAVSFGFGLFQLTISMIPPSLLKIVNMLGFRVERDIGLKCLKTASKSQDMKAPLATLSLLWYHLVATPFFALGSGGAEQGLCEAEKILRENEASYPTSALFLFFKGRLLRLRCQNEESLAVYNQALEACKDQREIQLLCVYEISWSQLLKLNFAEALSGFQRLKEESRWSQCYYAYLSAICYGAQGKIPEARDMFKQVPKFAQKKRNPLELYTVRKAQQFLKAGKKNQTREYVMLLALEVLYLWRALPTCDTDDLQKMLQECGKVTDQSLISMGFLIEGSIHSILGNRDEAMTCFEAALAKSSSPHQEQHVAPFACYELGVLYLEKAETHDQGKALLIKAKDGYKDYDFENRLRIRVHAVLRHMKDIPVEQPEPDEDKEVEDDD